The nucleotide window attttaatatccAATCCAGGATCTTACCTGGGGCATTTCTgagtctttccttgtctttcatgaccttgactcTCTTAAAGAGCACTGccaattattttgtagaatgttcctcaaTCTTGGGTTTGTTTCTTGTGATTCGAATAAGGTATGTATTATAGGGAAGCCTAATACAGAGGTGATATGcccttctcagtgcatcatatCAGAGGGCACATGGTGTCAATATACATTAttggtgatgttaactttgattaCTTGACAAAAGTAGTGTCAGGATTGTTCACTGTCAACTtgctatttttctctatttattagATTTTGCATGTGCATCTCTAGGATTAAGAGTTCAAAAACCAAGAAGCCTCTCCTCAAGTAAACTTTCTACCCTTACACTCCCAACCACTCCCCAAAACACACCCATTCCCTATCATCTGCCTGGTCACTTtcctctgagttttctttttttttttttttaatgtttttttcaatgtttatttatttttgagagacagatatacagtgtgagcaggggaggggcagagacagagagacacacacagagtccgaagcaggctccaggctccgagctgtcagcacagagcccaatgtggggctcgaactcacgaacggtgagatcatgacctgacccaaagtcggacacttaactgacagagccacccaggcgccccctctgcaTTTTCTTAAGTTGGGCATTTGGAGGCAAGCTCAGTAGCCAAATCCAAACACACCTGGAGTTTATAAGGACAACAGGGTGCTTCCAGTCCATtttcagggacttttttttttaaagattttttaatgtttatttttgagagaaagagtgagcaggagaggggcagagagaaagggagacagaagatccaaagtgggctgcactgtcagtgcagatcccagtgcagggcttgaactcatgaaccatgagatcatgatcctagtccaaaccaagagtcagacacttaaccgactgagtcacccaggtgccccttcagggACCTTCTTGTTGAGACCCTGTAAGTTTCTGTGTGCAGGGACACTCAGAGAAAATGTGACCAGCAAATGCCCATAGAAATGTCCAGACTATCTCTCAGATCTGGCCTCAGCTCTTGAGCACTTTATTCAACACCTaacattttgggtttttaaaaatctctaatagCATGCTTTTTATTTGGCGATGGATGACTCCTTATTACCCACTAGCTCAGATCCAtgagcttccttccttccagaaggcTCTTCACTTCTCCAAGAATTTGCTATCATGGGAGATCCTGCCCCTAAAGCAGATACATAGCATTCTTCTAATCAATTGACTGTGGAAAGATCTATTTACTCAAcacttgagttcaagccccatgttgggtgtagagattacttaaatgagaactgaagaagaagaagaagaagaagaagaagaagaagaagaagaagaagaagaaggagaaggagggggaggagaaggaggagggggaggagaaggaggaggagatgatGATTAAGAGGCATCACACCTCTTCCAGCCCAATGgtgactccatttttaaaaacttttgtgtaaAAGTGTGTTTAAGGCCTCAGAAGATGCCTTCATAAGTTCCTCTTTGCCCTTTGTTCTGGTTACTATTGCTGTGTATGAAATCACTCCAAAACTTCAGAGTTCCaatcacacattttattttacttatgattttttttttcaggaattcaGGAAGGGCTTGGCCAGGCAGTTCTTACTTGGACTTTCTCATGTAGTTACATTTAGATGTTGGCCAGGGCTGCCACCTGAAGGCTCCATTGGGCTGGACACCCAAGATGGCACACTCACATGGCTAACAGTTGATGTTGGCTGTGATCTGGAAGCTAGTCTATCTGTAGCCTCTCCAGCTAGGCAATCTCAGAGCTATATGGCCTTTTCCTGACCTAGCCTCTGGCCAGATTCAAAAGGAGAGGAAGTGTCAAAcaatttgtggacatattttaacCATTGCCACTCCCACCATGGGATCCTCTTACAGCTTCTGGAACATTATTCCTCCAGTTCTTCCCTGGCCGGTTCTTGGCCACCCCAGCCCCATCAAATCTTTTAGGTTGAGGCTGGAAATGCCTTCCTCCCATTCCTCTAGGATTGATGACTCATCAGTTCCCACCTCCTTCAGTTTGCTGCTGCAGGGCTATCTGGGTTCTGGTCTGGACCCTgctactgtgtgaccttgggtaagtaaCTTCActtctcagggcctcagtttcttctctgtaaagtAGGAATTAGAAACATCACTTCACAGGCtgttaggattttattttttataagctttttaaaaagttgagagagagagagagagagagagagcaggggaggggaggggcagagaatgagggagagagaatcccaagcaggacacgatcccacaagccgtgagatcatgacctgagctgaaatcaagagttggatgctcaactgattgagccacccaggtgcccccaggctgcTAGGATTCTAAAAGATAATGTAAATGGAAAACTTAGCACAACTGATGCTCttaattatgaaagaaataactgTGGGCAAGGCATTTTCCCTCTTGGagagtttatttctgaaatggGGATAATTCTCTCAACCCAATCTCCCATGCGGATGAGAGAGGGTCTTAAATGAACTGCAGGAAGGGTCAGCCCAGAGGTGGAGATTTCCTGACTCTAACCTGGTCAGGAAGCCCCCTGCATCTATTCCCTTCTGGGGCCCCAAGCGATGTGCGTGCGTGCGAGGTGGCCGGGGTGTGGCTTGGGGTGGTGCAGCACACAGGGCGAGCCATTATCTGCCCCACCGGCCTTATCAGATCCGGGCTGGCCACAACTCAGCCCCATGGAACAAAGAGGCTTTGAGATCCAGGCTGGGGTGTGGGACGTGGGGCCAAGCCCCAACAGGCACATTCCACTCAGGGGGCAGAGGGCACGGGGTAGGGGAGTCGCCGCCAACCCCTACCAGAGAGGTTTCCCCATGGAGGCAGGGCCCCCTctgaggtggggagcaggggcctCTATCCTCCACCATGAGCCACCATTCAGACTTCTTTGGGGCATTTCCTGCTCCAGCACTTTCCACCAGGCCCGCAGCTCCGCCCCTTCCATGGGGCACAGTGTCCCCTACCCTCGCACCCCATCCCTTCactccccacccagctcccaTTTCCCTTCCTGGCACCTTTAGTCCCAACCACACTGTCTCCCAGTTCCTGAGCATGCCCTGCACCTCTCCACGATCTGTTCCCAATAATCCGTCCATTTACCTTTGCCCCAGTCACTCGAGTCCAGAAGGCAGCAGCCCAAAACCACTTCCAGAAGTCCCCGGTCATTGCCCTCGTCCTGTCACTcatcctgtccccacccccgtCTAGGCACTCTGCTCTGAGCTCCTGTGTGACACTGTAGGGAACTCCTCTCCAAACTTTAATCACTCTTGGAATCAGCTGAGCCTGGCAGAGGTTGTCGGGATACATTACGTACAGGCTCTAGGCTGGGCAGGCAAGCCAGGGCTGAAATCCAGATGTGTTGGTACCCCAGTCTGCCCCCTGCACTAGGCTCTCTCCTAAATGGACTTGCTGGCACCACGCCAGAAGAGTTGCTGTTTCTAATTGGATCTctatggggggcagggagggatttGCTGAATTTTTTAATGGAGGGGCTCCTATTTCCAGTTCACACACACCGGCTGCAGAGGAACCAGTGCTGGCAACAGGCCTGGTTGTCTAAAGGATTGATGCGTTCAGCTCCAGCCTTCACAGCACAGCAATGCAGACTATCGGAAACCATCCCCAAGGCAGTGTCTTCAGGTGAGTGCAGTCCTGAGCAGCTTGGGAAGAGCCATGCCCAGGATGACTGGGTCTCTCCAAACAAGAGAGAGAAGGCTGCAGGGACAGCTAGGGAATGGGTACCTGAGAGGGCACGTCTGCACAGAGAAGTAGGAGACCAGGGTGCAGTGGCTCTGTGTTGAGGGCAGTCTGTCCAGGCGGCTCTCTAGGCCTCCCAGCCAGGTTCCCCCACTTTGTCTCCTGTACCCTAATACTCCAGGTCTCCCTATCTCCACGTCTCCCGGAGGACTTGTGGACTCAGGTACCAGTGTTGCATTTGCTTAGACTGGGCTATAAGGGCTACTCTGAATCTCCTCCCTATGCACTCCTGATTGggggatgggcagacagagacagcaggagcctgGAGGGTTCCTAGAACCTGGTTAGACCAGCGTGGGGCATTGAGAAGAGAGGATATCTACATGGGAAAGCTCTGGATATCTCCCTTACAGGTGCAGACACTGAGGCCAGAGAAGAGCCATGGTCAAGGGCTCTGGGCACGGGGGGAGCTAGATCTCATGTTTAAACACCTGAAGTTAACTTAAGCCCTTTCTTCAACCTCATGGCTCACCCAAACTGGCTTCAAGTCCTGGCCATTCTATTCCTAAAATCTACAACCCATCACCTTCTTTCTGACCCCTGAGCCACCTCTTCAACCCAGGTCACCAACTTCTCTCCCCAGTAAATGGACTCGCTGCTTCCACAGCTGCCTTCTCTGACCGTCCTCCACACTGCACCTGGGCGAGCTCTCTGAAACAATCTAGTCGTGAGCTTCCCCAGCTTCAAACCCTCAGGCCCTCCCCAAGCCCTCAGGATGAAGTCCAAATGTGTGGCATACAAGGCTGTGTGTCATCGGATCCCTGCCTACCTCTTTACCTCAGTTTTGTCAAGCCCACATAGCTTTGTGAGGCTGACCTGGTGGCAGttcctccaagcccccaggctcACTCAAGCCCCACGTTGTTGCATTTACTGTGTCCTCAGCTTGGATCCTTTCCTTTACTTGCCTGCCATGCAAACCCTCCTACCTACCTGCCCAGGAAATCTTCCTAGCTCTCAGCCTCTTCATGGCATTCCCATAGCCCCTGTGAGAGGTCATCCAAAGCACTCAGCACACAGCATGGATATGTCTCCCCATGCTTCTTCCTCCCACCCAAGAATTCACTGATGGGGGGACTACTGCTTTCCCTCACTCTGGCACAGGACCTGACACAAGAATGTCTAGTAAACAATGACTGAACAGGTGAATGCAGGTCACAATTGTGGACACAGCAGCCTTGGGGATTGTACTTGACCCTGAGAGGAGAGGCAGGCATTGGGTCAGTAGATGCCTGGGCCTGGGAAGCACAGTTGACCCTCCTCTGGGCCTTGGCATTACAGACATCGGGGTGAGGTAGGCTCTGGTGGGAGGGATTGGGACTATGATACTGCAGTGCTGGAAGATGACTTCCCTGGCTGTCTCCCCATAtctccctgctcacacagtcTACTCAGATCTGGTCCCAGGGTTCCCAGAAAAGCCACTGGGCACCCCACTTCCACTCCAAGTTTGGTTTTTGAGGGTCTGAATTCGGAtcagtgttgggtttttttctgagtctttgcAGCCTTCTCTATCTGAAGAATAAGTGTGTTTCCGAAGGAGGCCCATCTAGAACAGAAAGATTTGGGGACACCAAATGGTTCTGGGTCTGCAGGATGGAGAGTACTCAGGCTCAGTAGGAGAAGCAGCTGGACCCCCATAGGGGAAAATCTCTCTCTCGTCTTCTCACTCACCAAATGTGTGGCATACAAGGGTCTGTGttatccttcccctcccttcaccccctcccccacacccatgAAGAATGTCATTAAGGGAGAGAATgtaaaaatgaatagacaaaagTATCTTGACCTTaatcttccatttttctgttttttactgTAAAGGAGTTCACGGACATTCTGGTTCCTTTGAGCCTTGTCCATGAACCTCTGCCATGGGTCCATTCTAGATGTGCTGACAAAGCTGACTTCTAGGCCTGAAATGCTGAGAGTGCCTTCCAGGCCTGAAATGCTGAGAGGACCCAAGTTCACCAAAGAAAAAGGCTTGTGGTCAAAACAGTGGGCCCAAAAGCCAGATGGAGGGGTGTGAATCCTGCCTCTTCACTAGCTGTGTaatctcaggcaagttacttaacctcctcCAGCTTCTGTGTTCTTCTGGAACATGGCAATATGGAAACATACACCACATAGTGTTGTATGAGAATGAAATAATGCTctaaatataaagcacttagaacaacaTCTGGTGATAGTTGGTCTTCATTGAATGACAGCACTTGTCATTATAGCTTGTGGGGGCCTATTTCCTCCCAGATGACACAGTCTCCAGGGCAACTTCTCTGGAGTTTTCCTccatggaggtgggggaaggaggaggtaaGAGTCTGAGCAGTCATCCCTAACATAGTAATCTCTGTAAGAGGACAGAAGCTGGGCAGTGGTATGTTTTAGCAACGGGCTGTTCACAGTCGGGAGAACTCTACTTTGTAGCATACACCAATTTTGACGGTGTGAATACTCCCACCATGCCCTATATCAACTGGCTTATGAAATTTCTGAGAATTTAACAAGTATAACGCTGGACCTGGGACTCTCAGCTGATCTGTAGCAAGTATAGAAAAACCTGCCTTGGCAtagagagacccagaaaaaatgaagaagggaGTCACCTTGTCTTGACAATAAACTGGGCCTTTTCTAGActaagcagtgtttctcaaagtgtggtccatggaccatcCGCCATGTTCGTTATTTGTAAAAATTTCCTGGGCCTCGCTCTGGATCTATTAAAGCAGAATTGTTTGGATGGACCCAGGAATTACTTTTAAACAAActgcccaggtgattctgaggttTGAGAACAGCTAGGTTAGGGACTCCTGAGTTCTCCAAGAAGTCAGAAGGGGCCACAAGGCAGATGTGAATTCTACAAAATCTGCTCGTACCATTGGTCCGTTATTCACACTGAAAGATGAGAAACAGGCCCCGAGAAAGACTTGAGTAAGCAGGAAAAGTGCCTCGACAGGCCCAGTGAGGTGGGTTCTAGATGAGTGAAGTGACCATGGGCTAGTtacctccattctctctctggtCCAACAGTGTTTAGGGCAAACTTTGAGATCAGCATGGGAAGGccttgcctggcacagagcccagttctcTGTGGCAACTTTGCTGGGCTTCTGGGTGAAGAAAGGCCTGTAGTAAAGGTGGGAGCATGGGAGTTTCTGTCCTTGGAAGAAGGTGAGCACACCCTTGAACCGACCCACCCGtggctccagactctgtgttGGCCCTGCTCAGCATCCTAGACTCTATGGCTCTAacaacttaaataatttttattacaaaaggaagaaaagaccaaAACATCCCCAAAATTCTCCCATGGGCTTCCCCCTCCGAGCCAATAAATAAGGTGGGGGAGACTGACCGGAGAGGGGGGTGAGGGTCATGGTTCAGCAGAACAGGGAGCGTAgcctgggcaggggcagaaggaCATCCAGCCTGCTCCCCTGGTCCTGGGCACTATGATCACATTGGCTGGAACAAGGAACTCTGCCCACTGACAGCAACAGTCTCTGTCCCGAGGAGTGTGGCCAGGGAGGAAGGTCATGCCTCAGGATGGCCAGACTGGCTGCCCCACCCTGCGGCCTTCTCAGTTCTGGGCAGCAGGTGTTGAGTCCAGCCAGCTCCCTGCTGGCTCCCAGGGAATCTAGCAGCATCGACTGAGGTGCAAGCCCACCTACGAGGGGCCTCAGACAGATGGAATGGGCCCTCCCCATTGGGGGAGGCAGGTATGAAAAATCGAAGTGAGAGCTGACCAGGTGAAGGAATCCACTGTGCCAGCCTCAAGAGGTCTCTAGAATAGAAAGATAGACCACTCCCTCCCAACCAGCTTAGCTTGTAGCTCTGTCCCTACATCGAGGTGGGGTGGTCAACACTGGCATTGCCCAGTCAAGTCTCCATGGTGTGTCTGTGAAAGAGGAGATGGTGGGAACCAGTGCCCCCCCACTCGGGTCCCTTTCAGGGCCAGTGTCCTCTCGGCGGGAAGGCCTTTGGACCACATTAGGCAGCTGCAGGAGGGCAGTGAAGGGGTCTTCTCAgctccctggcccagccatgcccagTGAGTGGAAGCTGCCCTCTTCCAACAAGAGCCGCCCCAGGCGGTAGAGCAGCTGGGGGTACCAGTGCACACCCTCCCCCGGGGTCCAGCTGCCCCACGCCAAGCTGTGAAACAGTCGCAGGGGCCAGAAGGCCAACTGAGCCAGACGGTGGTCAGCCACGGCCGCGAAGCAGGAGGCCACCACATCCTCCACTACCAGCGTCCCATGCCTTGTTAGTGGGGCATAGGCCCCCAGGGCCACGTGTGTGGAGACGGCTGCCACTCGGGCAGGTTGCAGGCCCGGCACCCCGGCCACCAGCACGTACTGGCCAGGCTGCACTTGGCTGGCAAATGTGGCCCGGAAGTGGGCCGCTGGTTCTGTGTGATTATTGGCGGTGAAGAGCAGGTGGGCGGGCGTGAGTGCCAGGCGGCGCGGGGGGTCCTGGGTCTCGATGACCCGGAAGGCCCTCAGCCTGTCTGGCTCGCGATCCAGGAAAATGAGCACGTCACTGAAGGTGGGGTTCCCATCCTCCCCCATGGCCAGCACCCGGTCTCCGGGTCTCACAGCTGACAAGGCCACACGTGCCCCGCTCTCTAGGCGCACCTGGGCTCCAGCAGGAAAGCAGCCACCTGTCTTGGCCGCAGCAGAGTGCTCTGTGGGAAGAAGGGACATGAAGGTGTTACTGCTGTGTCACAGCACCCCTCCCCAGAGCTCCTCTCGCTCCCAAAGAGCCCTCCCATCACCATATTCTGGCTCTGCTCCCCCCTTCCCGTGCAGCCTTGAATACACCCCAACCCACGATGTGATCTGTCCTCCTCCCCCGTCTAATCCTTTGCCAGTGAGAGGAGCATATTGTGGCTCCAAGACCCATGAGTGAGAAGGAAAGGGCCCTGCTGAAGCCCAGGCCAAGCCCCTGTCTGCTCGCTGTGAAGCAATGTTGTGGAGCAGAGAGGTCAGGGGTGAACTGAGCCAGGTGGTGGTCAGCTGTGACTTGAAACTCGAAAGCTACAGTCTCGTGGAGAAGGCACTTAGCTCCTCTGGGGTCTGGATGTCCTGTCATTTCTCACTCCTTGCTCAGACACTCCCCAAAAATTGCACTCTCAGGCTGACACCCCGAGTTCTGTCCCAGAGCTGGCCCTTGGAGTCCAGATAGAAGCGAGAGGAGGGCCAGCCGTGGGCAGCTATAGACTTCTGGGGAGCCTCAGAGTGAGTGGTCAGGCCAGGGCGTGACTCAGTGGCAAGGGTAAAGTCACCGTCTTCAGTTCATGTGCTGGGTCCTTGTGCGGGGACAGGACACAGTGGCATTGGTGGGCAGGATGGTGAGCAGTGTTGTGGGTGGGAATAATGACAGAAGTGGCCACTCGGGGAGCTGGTGTCGGGCCAGTGTTCGCAGGTGAAGGGTGGACGTGACTTGAAGTAGATACAATTGGCAGGAAAGTGctggaggggaggatgggggtgggtCACCACAGTGTGCCCAGGTGGGTTCGGGAATAGCAGGGGGCCTGGTCTCATGTGCCAGGTCTTCAGGTGTGACTGCTACGTGGTGCCAGCATGGAGGGCTGTGCCCGAAGCCAGGTGGAGCCAGACTGGCAGTCACACGGGAACCATCTGAAGCATCCGTGATCAGGTTCAGTGTAGGTGACAGGGATGCTGACAAGATCTGAGGGAGGGGCAAGGCCCCAATGCCTGCCCATTCGGATCAACAAGGCGGCCAATCTGGGAAAATCCATTTTATTGAGTCCACTGTTTATTCTGCCCCTCGTGGCTGGCTTTACCCCAAACTGTCCAGCTTCAGGGCCCTGAGGGAGAGGTTGGGGATGCCTGCACCCCCTGGAGGAGCATACAAAGTGCCCTAAAGGGCCTGACCTGAAGCAGGGCTGTGGGTTCTGAGTCTCTGGGCTCCCGGCTCCTGGTGAGGCGTGCTGGTGTCTGGGCATAAGCTGGCCCTTGGCCCCTGGCCCCACCGCCCGCCTCCATTCTGAGTCATCTGAGTGGGAAAGCCATCTCTGTCCCAGCCTGGCTTCCTCCATCTGTCCAGCTTGCTCTGTCTTGCACCTCCTGCTGCAGGCTCTGGACTGTGGACCGCGAGGTCGGCCCCCAGCAGTGCTGGGACAGGGCCCTGTCTCCCTAGGCTCCTGCCATGACACTACCAGGCAGGGGGTGAGCAGGTGGTCACAAGCAGCAGTGGGGAGCGAGGCGGACGTCCTCTTCCCTGGGGTCCCCGCCTCCATCCCCTGGCGGGCCTCTTCACCTTCTGGGCAGCAGTGAGCCCTGTGCCTGCCCATGCCCTgcggccccggccccgggcccAGCCCCCAGGCAGCGGCTCACCGGACTTGACGGAGCAGTGCACGTGGGCCTTGGACTCATAATACACCCAGTCGAAGCCGGCCTCCACTGCCAAGCGCGCCAGCAGTCCGTACTTATTGCGGTCGCGGTCCGAAGTGGTAATGTCCACCGCGCGGCCCTCATAGTGCAGCGACTCCTCAGAGTGGTGACCGTCCTCATCCCAGCCTTCAGTCACCCTCAGCTTCACGCCGGGCCACTGGTTCATCACGGAGATGGCCAGCGAGTTCAGGCGGTCCTTGCAGCGCTAGGAGAGGAAAGCCAGCAGTTAGGGGGAGATGCCGGCCTGCGTGCAGGTGGAGGCGCGGCCTCGCCCCGGCCTCTCCCAGAGCATCCGCTGGAGTTAGGAAACCAGGGAGGttgttctgtccctctcttttaGGAACAGGGAGCCCTAACTTGCTTCTTTCCCTTCTAGCGTCTGGCTGCTCCAGGGACCTGGACCGCACGGTGGCACCACAAATCTGGAGGGCGCGTTGGGAGGTGCACCCTTGGGGCGACCTCCTCTGATAAGTGGTCCCTCCCTCCCACGCTCTTTCCCCTCAGATCGGGGTACCGATCCCTCCACAGACCCGGCTACACTTTTCCCGCGCCCAGTCCCTCTGTCCCACCAAGGCACCTGAAGGCCAGAAACCACCCTCTGCCCGCAGGGTGGGGGTGGTAGCGGAGCCGACCGCCTGCGGCTGGCCTGCTAGGCGTGCAAGGCCGGAGGTGCCCAGTAGGTGTCACCGTAGCCTCAGGGCTGAGGCCCCCCGACTCGGTCTGGAGGCGCGGCAGGTGCAGAGCGCCCCAGCAACGTGGGGGCGTGTTGGGAGGGGAATCCCGGGCCGCCTGGATCTCTCCAGCGCCACAGAGTATTCCTGCTGGGACTTAAGATCCAAAAGTGACCCACACCCAATCCGAGGATGCAGAAGCCTGGAAACCAGAAGCCTGTGGAAATGCTAGCGCCCAGCCGGGCCAGATGGAGGGCCACGCGGAGCGTCCCCCGCAGCAAGGGGCGCACGCAAGGCTGATAATCCCAGGCAAGGTTCTCCCTCAGTCCAGAGCCTTCAGCACCTCTGCGCCGCCCCTATTAGGGAAAGGGCTGGAGAAACCGAGCCTCTGATCTCAGCGAGCCGGCTCCACGCTCTGTCTCACACGGGGTGGGAGTAGAGCCGCGCCTTgcgggaaggaggagagagatcGACGGTCTGTGATGACTCCCCGCGTGCCTGCAGCCCAAAGGACCCTGCAgttggctggggggaggggactgcGGGAGAGCCGGCCCTTTCACAGTCCGTGACTCGGGTGCGAGGCGCCGCCAAATGTGGACAGCCCATGTCTCAACCTACCCCCATCCCGCACAAAGGGGGCCCCACAGACCCTTGGACTCGGTCTCCCAGGAGCCAACAGCAGCTACAGCCCAAGGCCTGGCCGTCCTCTGGGCGAGCAGCCTAGCTGGGGAGCACACTGCCCAGGAAGGGAGCTCCGTGTGCTCCTTGCCTCCAGGCTtctagccgcccccccccccagctaagTCGGCCCCGTGggcccctgctccccgcccctctccccctcccccgggtcCAGAGCTGGGGAGCGCTGTCAATGATTGCCCAGCCCGTGGCCCGGATCCTTATCTGCATTCCTcggcgcccggcccggcccggccaccAGCCAACCTTCGGCCCCGACACCGGCCGGCCAGCCCCGGCGCCAGGGCGCAGGCTGAGGGCTGTGGTGGAGCTGTTCTTCCCAAAGCACCTAGGGAGCAGGCTGCCCGCATGCGGGGGAAGCCCCGGGAGACCACCGAGGAAGGGGACGTAGGTTTCTGATCCCTTGGGACCCCAGATGCAGGGAAGAAAGTCTGCTCCCCAGTGCCTGGGTTGAGCGGGTCCTGTTCGGAGCTTGCAGAAACTAGCTAGCGTTAgttctgctccctccctctcccggcATCCTAGCTCTTCTCTTTCAACACTCCCCGTCCCTGCCACCAAGCCCAGGGGTCCCCCAAGTTCGGTCCCAGAGCCCGAAGTTCTCGGTACCCCACCCTTAACCGCAGCGGCGCGGCTCAGCTCTCCGGGACAGACACGTGGGCTCGCCGGGCAAGTTCCCTTTCCCACCTCCGCCTCCCGGCTCAGCTCTTCCCGGCTGTCCCTAACCCCAGAcccgggaggggggtggggtggggtggggtggggaggggaacgCCGCTCCAGAGAGGGCAGCGCAGCGAACCAAGAGCGCGCGGGGAGGAACGGCCCTCTGCGCCCGAAGCTTCTTCGCCCTCAGGGGTGCCGAATGGAGAGGGGCGCAGCGGTGCGGAAGGTTAGGCCAGGAGGGACTGCGTGGGTCCCGAAGGCGCGGGAGGCGGCCGGGTCGAGGTACCTCCGGGTGCCGAGTCTGAGCTCAGCTGCCGGCGCTCTGGGGCAGTGGGGCTGCCGCCACCGGGCTCGGCCGTGGCGCTGGGCAGTGGGGCGCTCTTCTCCCACCTCCGGCGGGTCCGCGGGTGTCCGCACTGCCGCCGGGACCCCTGGCCGGCCCATCTTGGGCAGCAGGCGGCTGGGCTTGGCGAGAGGGGCAGGTGCCAGGGGGCGTGCCAGCCAGTCGAGAAAAGGTgccaggggggcggggagggccggGCAGGTGGCGGTGCTTCAGCGGCGGCGCCCTGCGAGGGCGGGTCGCGCTCACCTGGGTCATGAGGCGGTCGGCGCCCGTGTTCTCCTCGTCCTTGAAGATGATGTCGGGATTGTAGTTGG belongs to Felis catus isolate Fca126 chromosome C1, F.catus_Fca126_mat1.0, whole genome shotgun sequence and includes:
- the IHH gene encoding indian hedgehog protein; the encoded protein is MSPARLRPRLRFCLLLLLLLVPAARGCGPGRVVGSRRRPPRKLVPLAYKQFSPNVPEKTLGASGRYEGKIARSSERFKELTPNYNPDIIFKDEENTGADRLMTQRCKDRLNSLAISVMNQWPGVKLRVTEGWDEDGHHSEESLHYEGRAVDITTSDRDRNKYGLLARLAVEAGFDWVYYESKAHVHCSVKSEHSAAAKTGGCFPAGAQVRLESGARVALSAVRPGDRVLAMGEDGNPTFSDVLIFLDREPDRLRAFRVIETQDPPRRLALTPAHLLFTANNHTEPAAHFRATFASQVQPGQYVLVAGVPGLQPARVAAVSTHVALGAYAPLTRHGTLVVEDVVASCFAAVADHRLAQLAFWPLRLFHSLAWGSWTPGEGVHWYPQLLYRLGRLLLEEGSFHSLGMAGPGS